The genomic region TCCATGAAAGGCTTTTGCCATTAGTTTTCACTTTAACCATTGTAGATTATACTGAAAAGCACTATTTATTTCTGAAACGAAAATATTATAAGTTCTATaatctaaacatataaaaagtTAACTTATGTTTCAAGAAAAACATTAATATAATACAAAGAGCAACGGCAGGCTAGGTTTGATTGTAGTTTGTAGACGTTTTTACACTTTACAGTGTAAATCACTTGTACTTTGCTAAGTAAATGTGATCGAAAAACAATTTAATCACAACTAACTCTATAAAAACTTAACACTTGGAAATTCCTACTAACTGAACACAATATTTCACGATAATAAAGCCATAACCACGTGaaaatgaaagtgaggttacaGCACGGTAATAAGGTATAATAAAGTAGAGATGGGCTAGAAATCGCAGACCTGTTACTTTGTCACTGCTTCGGCTCTGGAACAGTTGTTTCATGTAACAGTTCCAATGAAAATGCTGTTCCAGTTGTTCCACTGTTTTGCCGTTTcacccaaagaccttaaagatgcatagactcacatacagcactagtgtcgtacttgaaattgaaatccgccattgagggggcaacccataagattattacataccaatgccaccaatgcctttgtgatctattttattacaaatatatatagatataatactcgtgctaccccaatggcggccttcaatttcaagtaagagctatcattgggaagacataggcattgtgggtctatatctctttaaggtctttggtttcaccGCTACATGAAAATGAGTGGAAAGTGGAACAAATTTGAAACCTGGAACATGTCAATCTGTTCTGTTCCGTGATCAGCTTTGAGTTCTGAGTTGTTTTCTGTTTCAGCGTTGCTTGCTTGTTCCTTGCTTCTTCCTGTttcctgtatttttatattttggtGAAACGTGTGTTTAGTCAATTGAGGTGAAATTCGAGTATGAGTAAACGTTTGAAAAGCTCCATTTGGAGTTATTTCACTGTTACAAGTGAAAAAGATAAAAGTGCAAAATGTGACATCTGCAGCATGACATTATCGTACAAATCTTCAATTACGAACTTGAAGAAGCACATGGAACGAAAGCACCCAACTGTGCAATTGAGCAATGTAGGTTTAGGTTGCAGTAGGCTCGACTCAGCATCTACAGGGCCTTCAGCTCCAGTTACTGGTAtgttaaattcatttattgggtGTAAATGTGGAATACGGGCCCAGCTACCTGGATGCAAATTTCCGGCTGCAATAGATTCAGCATGCTATTCTGATGACGAAATGACCAAATATAGCCGTCGCTCGCCTCTGGTTTTGAAATAAATCTATTTTGAAATCACCATTTTTACATGCTATTACCCCATAAGAACATATGATGATGTGTCAAAGCAGGGCCATCTTAAATACAGGGCCATCAAGATGAGTCATCTTGTTTGAAGGCATGCCCAAACCTAagcaaacctaacctaacctcgcTAGAAGGCTAGAATTGTGGCAGGGACTGTCAGATTCTATGACTGTCAAGTTTTTCTGTTCCATTTTCTTCTCTACCAAGttctatttcatatttttgacaCGTCAGTGTGAGTTCTTATGGGGAAATAGCATGAAAAGTTGGTGATttcaaaatcgatttttttcaaaaccaGAGGCAAGCGACGGCTATATTTGGTCATTTTGTCATCAGAATAGCATGCTGAATCTATTGCAGCCGGAAATTTGCCTCCAGGTAGCTGGGCCCGTATTTGACACTTTTGCCATTTATTGTTGAAACATTTCACAAAATTCATAAGTTAACTATGATTTGATGGACTTGAAAGTGGTTTGCAGTGTGTCTAACTATGAACATTCATTTCAGATGAAGAAGCTGGGACTTCATCAGGATCAGCATCCACTTCCATTCCTCTCACTTCTGGATCTGGATCAGCATCAGCATCCACTTCCATTCCTCTCACTTCTGAATCTGGATCCAATCCATCTTCATCAAGAAGCGTACAGGAGAAACCACAAActttaataacaaattttgtaCCAAGAAAAATGACAGTGTcatcaaaaaagaaaattgatcagTCTTTTTTAAAGCTGTTCACCAAGGACTACCAACCTTTTTCTATAGTTGAAGATGAAGGATTCAGAGAATATTCTGAAGCCATGAATCCATCTTACATACTTCCTACCAgaaaaatgatttcaaatagCTTAGTTCCTGCAGCATATGAAcaatgtttgaatttgtattatgtatttgtatttatttacaatgcaaatagcactaatgtaataacattaaaagataaaataataaggtagtccttgtgctatttttcttccaaatttataggtgacaaagtccaagataaggttagaatttcacgtgtacaatttttaaaaattttggtccaaaataaacattaaaactataaattctgaatttagatggcttaaattgataaattaattagaaatattccactcaattaccacttttaacgaataatattgagttatttaagaaatttggaactattcaagaaacacaaactcgtaaacacgAGTAAAAGAAAAGCTTCTAAGTGTAACTAGTGTTTGTTTGACCACCGATTGTTGGACCTCTTCAAATAATGAGAGCTTTATTGCAGTTACTGCacattttattgatgaacagtATAATATGGTGTCTACATTATTGGAGTGTTCTCAATTTGAATTATCTCATACAAGCAGTAATTTAGCTAGTGAGTTGAAAAGAATTGTTTCtgaattcaatttacaaaataaaattttactagCTGTATCAGATAATGCAGCAAATATCAAAAAAGCTATACTGGTAGACTTGGGGTGGAAACATTTTGGGTGCTATGCACACACTTTGAATCTTATTGTAAATGATGCTATGCGGAATGTGTCAGTTGTTGTCGAGAAAATAAAGACAATTGTTGCTTTTTTTAAACGTAGCTCTTCAGCATATGAAAAATTGATTGCATATCAAAAAAATTCCGGTGTCAAtcccaaaaaaattattcaagatgtGGTGACTAGGTGGAACTCTACATACTATATGATTGAAAGATTTGTTGAATTACAAGATGCTATTCGTAGTACATTAGGTTTGATTGATAAAGAGTTACCGCATCTCTCCCCTGAGGACTGGAAAATTGCTGGGGAATTGTGCAAAATTCTAAAACCATTTGAAGGTATAACAGTTGAAATGAGTGGTGAAAATTTTGTCACAGGTAGTCTAGCAATAATATTTACTCGTGGACTCATATCAGTGTGTAAGAAGTTTACCAAGCAGCCTTTccatgaaaatatcaaaaaagttGTGAATGAACTTTTAAATGGTTTGGACACTCgtttcaaaaatatagaatttagCAAGACTATAGCAATGAGCACCTTTTTAGACCCGAGATTTAAGATGCTTGGATTTTCAAATCCAAATGCAGCTGAACAAATGAAAAAGTTTGTAACTGAAGTGCTCACTAAAGAAATTGGTGAAAAGAGGCAACTGAGGGAACCTGAACCGTCTACATCCACATCAATGTCAGTTAGTGATGTAGGTGAGTTTTCGTATTGGGATGAATTCGATACTATCGTTGCAAATTTGCAGCCTGCTGGAACTGCAAATTCTGCTGCCATTGTTGAGATTCAGCGATATTTGGAAGATGGTGTAATACATAGGACCGAAAATCCTTTGCAATGGTGGAAGAATCACGAGGCCGTCTACCCAAACCTCGCAAAACTAGTGAAAAGTAAGCTGAATATTGTAGCTACATCAGTGCCTAGTGAAAGGATTTTTTCCAAAACTGGATACATTCTGAATGATCGACGTTCCCGACTTTCTGCTAGCAAGGTGCAgaagttgatatttttaaaagtaaatTCTAAGTTActgtagttttttttatttttaagttataatacaaattaatttgtattaataattaataataaagaactgtgtgtatataatttttctgtattttatttctgAACTATAGTTCTCTctgtaaaattaaattacaaattttcaaatcatcaatttgaaataattttgaactcTTCCAGCATATATTTCTGTTGAAATTGCAAAGGCCTTTTCTTATTGAAATCAAAGATATTTTCTATCcagaaaattgaaagaatttacAAAAGCTATATTGGGCTAAATAATTATACCATATCCAAAGTATCCTCACACACATAGAATGTAGTTCAAGagaaacaaattgataaaattatacatcCTCAAAATAGTGTTGAACGTTTCCAATGtttttatgctatattttccaATAGGTAGCATGATTTCTTTAATACCATATGAACATTGTTTCCAGTTTATATCTCACTTGGAAAAGCCATCAAGCTGTGGGTttgaaaatcaatacaataattatagttcATGAGCAAGTTCTACAGCCCAGGGGGCCTACTAGTATTCTTTAATTTTAGCCTTCTTGGCTGCAGTGATAGAAATGATAAAGTAAACAGTATGTTCACACAAATAATTGTAAGCCTATTTTTGCGAGAACCTAAAAGTCAAATAGATGTTGATGTTGTTCTGTTACGAAAAAATGTGTAGTTTTCTAGTTCAGAACAAATAGTGCTTGGCAAGTTGTTTCGGCGAAGCAGGCAGTGCATTGCGAGCACTACTTGCTTCATTGGAACAGTTGTTCCAGCGAAGCAGGTTAAAATCACTGTTCCTCAACTGGAACTGTTCCAAACGTCACTGTTCCACTGAAATAACAGTTTGGCACATCGCTATAataaagtgaggttatgttgatCTCAGATTATCGACATTATTTGAGGATGACAGTTAGGTATCGATATTTTTGATATCGattttgattgatatttttactgACATTGTTATCGATTGTTGAATAGAATCGAGAGGTTGATATCGAAATATAATTCTAAAAATTACGTGACTATTAttggagtccacgttataatggcagcttttgattaaaatagtttaatgttaatattcttgtctatcatttgataAAGCacatagcgctatctttttccaccatcacaacgttgccagatcatttttcaaagaaGTTGAAACTTgagaaattattcattgaatttaaaaatcaacATGATatctaatctcaattatgaaaatttataatttaatcacTGGAGAATGTAtgtttttaaagaataaatatttaatattgatcttttttaacaagaatggagcagttaatattttttcatcagtTATACTGATATCAGCTTTCTTCTATAAAATGCACTGTATGCGCACTTTTGAATTTTCACCAATTATAAGATGAAAATACTACTCAGCtttgaatttgtttattcaCATTTGACCTTAAATTCAACTTACCTTacctcattatttatttttctcaatcatctaaggcccggttgcacaaaagttggTTAAATTTtgaccatgattaatttcacgtgaaacAATTTGAGGTATTTTTGATAAGCAAacggcttctctaattggttctcgggaaattaatcaggattaaaatttaactgctTTTTGTGCAACAGGCACTAAGTTTTCATCtgatttctcaattattgaatttgtctattttttttttaaatcttcattATGGGAGATATCAATGTTGTTATCGATTCAATCTTTGAAAAAATCTCGTcaacaaaagccggttagattttaatcgtgattaactccaagaaaaccaatcagagaagccataaAGAAGCCTTCGCTGATTGGCTCTCTTAAAATtgatcacggttgaaatttaaccggcttttgtgcaaccgggtcatTCACTTTGTCAACATTCCCATCTCAGATGATCAAGAATCAGCCTGGATAGGCAAATTCAGTACTTCATGTTTCTAGTTTATCAAGTTTCTGTTGCTTTTAGAAAGTCCTGTGGAACAGATTgtcatttaaaagcaaaaacccaacCCCTTACCTATCTAAACCTTCAATCTTTGTTGAGTAACTTTCCCAAGTGGATAAAGTATCATATGAGttctaaaaaaattagaatatacGATACGGTAgtttaaattatcaaataatagcagattattagaatcaaataataacatACTCCGATGTCACTATATATACTgtatctactctgaagataggattaatcagactataaaattatttaatcagctgacaagtggattattcattgcatgtattacacagatgtctggataAGCTGGTGAACAGGCGACACCAGATAtatgtggatgagaaaactacgtgaggtctactgttcacagaactactagtctagtaccgtaatttattaatatttctacAAAGAGGCTCAGCTTGaatttcaaaatcattcatAGGCCCACAACAATGTAAACCTCATATGAATATAATGAGGTCCTTTGTTGAaaattgcagtatttgattaacattggtgttttAGTTCCTCTCCCCTCTCCTAATTATCCAATCAGCTAGACTCGGATCAACTGAATAAACTCTCACATGCAGTGCAGAAAAAAGTTTTATTCAACACAAAACAACATAATAGTGAATAAAACATAGTGTGCGAATAAATTGATATTAGGCTATATAACATAGGCTAATGTGAGATAACAGGCCTAATAGGTTCCACATTCTATTATGTGGGCTGTAATGTGTAGTAACGTGCAATATAACTCAAAATAACGTGCGAAGTTCAACTAATgtgaattaattgattataaaacTAGATATTGAATAGTAGTTTATAAATGgtgaataaaattttacaaattacaTGTAGAATATTTATGTGTATCTCTCGCATATTTTGTAGAAATGAtcgaccgagcaaagtgagattcaagtcgacggttttgtatttctattcatttatgtatgttcCACATATTGACGGTCGAACGCGGCCCATTTTGGAATTTGGCGAGATATCGGTATGAGAACAGCCAATTGCTAATTGGGTTGGCGTATCGATATACTAATATGAAATCTTTGATAACTGTCGTAGTCAGCCccagttgaaagcagagaaagttcgagagaaaATACGTCTATGCTTCTTTCAATACTTCATGTATGTTCCGCATATTGACGGCCAAACGCGGCTGATTTTGGAATTTGACAGGAATGCTCCTCTATGAATTGCGcgtcaatattatattatctaaagttttttcaaatatttcatcctggagataatataaaatgaaaagggATTTTCTTACCCAATACTCCAGTGGAAAAATCAGGCtagagaattattcataattaatcagctGTCGATTGGattattaatcattaaaaaTCCAATCGATAGctgatcaattattatgaataattctctaGTCTGATTTTCTGCTGGAGTATTAAGGaaatcctttttccttttatattatctttagaatgaattatttagaataatataatattgacgCGCAATTCATAAAGGAGCATTCCTGTCAAATTCCAAAATCAGCCGCGTTTGGCCGTCAATATGCGGAACATACATGGAGTACTGTATTGAAAGAAGCATAGACGTATtttctctcgaactttctctgctttcaactggGGCTGACTACGACAGTTATCAAAGATTTCATATTAGTATATCGATACGCCAACCCAATTAGCAATTGGCTGTTCTCataccgatatctcgccgacacgacagaaCCGAATTTATTGTGACGGTATACACCGTATTAGAGAAatctgtggtttataactgcgtgaGGCCCACAGAATTTCTAGTAATTGGCAAATCAAACTGAGCATATTATTTGCTTCTCTATGACTTTAATGGAGTTTTGACGAAGTAGCAAAGAGTATTTCCATTGTGTCTgtcaattatcaatattatcatccttcttcaataaattttatcatccaacgaaatttttgaaatatttgcaTGGAAATACATGTAATCACACACCATTCATTaactattttaaattaaaactaaattattaCTATTCTACTAGAATCTTGAAGATGCTGGTCCGTTCGATaatctgaaaaaacaaaaaacattatttacaaACACTATGGAGgggattttgaaaatattaaacagctatagtgaagtccacattattatggctgtatttgattaacattgttattgttgctatagtaaggtccacgttataatgaccgtatttgatcaactttggttttgctatccttgtctatcattcgacaaagccggtggtactatccttttctaggtccacatcgatgccaattatgtttttgacagtgtagaaatataattaatcaatgcagggaatcggcatcgctattctcctatctttatccactgccattataacatggacctcactatatccttgcctatcattcaacaaagctgatagcacTATCCTCTTCTAGCTTCGCAACGTTACCagatagtttttcaacaatgaagaCGAATTACAATTAcctaattaaaaaatattcaatctcaattatgaaagttGATagaatcattaataatatttgtcCTGTCGAATAAATTAggctataatttattatttcaaacaagaataaacagtaaatattacatcagatatactggcaTGGAATATTCTAatagtaaatttgtttttcttctgGCTCGAAATTTTGCaatattactcaaaaatttccaattagtagagatttgagtggattttttttgtttttatttagttttccaatatcaaaatttaaaatttttagtttagtcattagttttgaagtgaaagttGGACTTTTTAAAGtaaaatcataacctcattcttcTTTCGAAacttttattcatcaaaactTTGGAGaaagttttgggccatgcctgttgtcttctcccaatcatattattattgtaataatgatttgtgattatcaataaaatggATGGATAGATGGTATCAGCTATCTGCTTTTATAggaggcagtgacaaggcagataATCAGCAACGCAGTTCTCCATATCTTTCCCCACTGAcgtaataacgtggacctcactataattatcAAGAATGATACTCACCATAGAAATCCGAATCCTGAACCGGTTCCAAAACTTGATATCTTCATCCTCACTTCCCAGAGTTTTTTCCAGGTACAATTTTTCTTATCCTGAAAAGTGATTAATGAATCATATTTATAATTAGAGCAATAGTAACATAGAATCATATAGTTGAGAatgttcaatataaaaaaataagataGGTGAgtgaatttcacaataaattcaaataacacaataaatttcacaataaattcaCATTAGTGGATTTCAAAATCTACTATTTCTTGCTCTTCTCGCccttatacagagtgtttcagaagtagtg from Nilaparvata lugens isolate BPH chromosome 11, ASM1435652v1, whole genome shotgun sequence harbors:
- the LOC120353489 gene encoding uncharacterized protein LOC120353489, whose product is MTLSYKSSITNLKKHMERKHPTVQLSNVGLGCSRLDSASTGPSAPVTDEEAGTSSGSASTSIPLTSGSGSASASTSIPLTSESGSNPSSSRSVQEKPQTLITNFVPRKMTVSSKKKIDQSFLKLFTKDYQPFSIVEDEGFREYSEAMNPSYILPTRKMISNSLVPAAYEQCLNFLLELQILLPLLRFSDIWKMV